TATTTTAATTAATGAGGGTATTGAATTTAATGAAAAAAATCTATCTGATTCTGTAGAAAACGACTTTTCAAATGCTACTGATCTAGCAGATTATTTAGTTGGTAAAGATGTTCCTTTTAGGACCGCCTATCAAGTTGTTGGTCAAATCGTTAAATATTGCCTGGAGAGAAAAGTGTTACTTAAAAATCTCAAAATTGACGAGTTTAAAAATTTTCATCCCGAATTTGATGAGGATGTTTTTGTGGACCTTAAACCTCTGAATGTCGTTAAATCAAGAAATAGCGAAGGTGGTACAGGTTTTGTTCAGGTAGAAAAAGAGGTAAATAATTGGAAAAAAAAATTGTCAATTTGAATCTCAATTATTTTTCTACAACAAGGGTATGCTTTGAAGTAGAATAACAAGGCAACGTTATGAGACTACCTACTGTAGTTTTTTTATAAGGTAAATTTTCTTTGTTGAGTTTAAAGTGAGTATTTTTGTTGGCAATTTGCCGTTCCGCGCAGAGCGTGAAGATGTTATACAGTTGTTTGCCCCTTTTGGTGAAGTGTTAAATTGTTCTCTTCCATTGGAGAGAGACACTGGAAGGAAAAGAGGATTCGCATTTATTGAAATGGCTGATGAAGCGATTGAGTCAACAGCTATTGATGGTTTGCAAGGCACGGAACTTATGGGTAGGCCATTAAGAATTAATAAAGCTGAGCCAAGAGGTTCTGGTGGCTCACGTAGAGGAGGAAGAGGCGGCGGCTACGGCGGCGGTAATAGTGGTGGCGGCTACGGCGGCGGCTACGGCGGCGGTAATAGTGGTGGCGGCTACGGCGGCGGTAATAGTGGTGGCGGCTACGGCGGCGGTAATAGTGGTGGCGGCTACGGCGGCGGCTACGGCGGCGGTAATAGTGGTAGCGGCTACGGCGGCGGTAATAGTGGTAGCGGCTACGGCGGCGGCTACGGCGGCGGTAATGCTGAATCCAATAGCTCTTATACTAATAAATCTTCTGGAGCAGAAGGTTGGGAAGACAGAAGCTATGGAAATTCTTCTGAAAATTCTGAATATGAAAGCGGTAGGAGCAGGAGAAAAAGGGGAGTCTCCAATGAGAGCAATGCTTCAAACGATACAAATTAGTAGCCCATTTCTTCAAGAGCTGTTGTTAATTTAAATAGATATTCAATATTTAATTCTTTTTTTATAGATTTATTTGAAATTTGATTTCTCCAAATTTTAGCTTTGGGTATACCTTCAACTAAATTTATAAGATGTTTACAAATATCCCAAGATTTTCCCCCATTACTTAAATGAGCTTCTATGTATGGAATTAAGGAGAATATAATTTTTGATGCAGATTTAGGTTTTGTATTGATTCCATAAATCTTTTGATCAATTTCAGACCATCTTAAGGGATGTTTATATATTGATCGTCCAATCATGACCCCATCAAAATCATTTAAAGCTTTTAAAGATTCATCGATATTTGTTAAGCCCCCATTGATTTCTATTAATATTTCTGGATTTAATTTTTTCAATTTTTTTACCATTCCATAATTTAATGGAGGTATTGTCCTGTTTTGTTTTGGATTTAGACCTTTTAGTATGGCTTTCCTTGCATGAACCGTAAATCTGTCTGCACCAGCATTTGCGATAGTTCTTACGAAATTATTCAAGTTAACGAAACTATCATCATTGTCTACACCGATTCTATGTTTGATCGTAACCGGTAAGTTGCAATTATTTTTTAAGGATTCTATACATTTTGCTACTTTTTCAGGGTCTTTCATAAGTGAAGCGCCAAAATTTCCAGAACAGACCCTTGGGCTAGGACAACCAACATTAAAGTTTATTTCGTCGTAACCCCACTCCTGTGCCATTCGGGCTGCATCTTTAAGAATTCTAGGATCGTCCCCACCAAATTGAATCGATATTGGGTGTTCTTCACCATTAAAATTTAGAAAATTTTCTTTATTTTTTGTATGCACTAAACTTTGGGCCACAATCATTTCTGTATACAGAAGAGCTTCAGAACTTATTTTTCTCATTATCATTCTGAAATGTTTATCAGTACAATCCATCATTGGAGCAATACTTAATTTATGAATATTTTTAATAGAATTAGGCTGAATGAAATTCATTACTTTTTTGATATTTAAATATATGAATCAATTTCTATCAAGAAGAACTTTTATTCTAATTCCTACTATGTCAATCTTAAAAATAATCTTTAAACCTATGCAAGTGTTAGCTTCTTCACTGGCTTCTAAAGAAGAGTGGAATTTCTCAAAAGACGAATGGAAATCTAGGCTTAGTCCAGAATCTTATTATATTCTGAGGGAGGAAGGGACTGAAAGAGCTTTCAGTAGCCAGTTAAATAATGAGAAAAGAAAAGGGATTTTTCACTGTGCAGGTTGCGATTTGCCGCTTTTTTCTTCAGATAAAAAGTTCGATAGTGGTACAGGATGGCCAAGTTTTTGGGATTCAATTCAAGGATCAGTAGAAATGAAGGTTGATTTTAAGTTAATTGTCCCCAGAACCGAATATCATTGTTCTAGATGCGGAGGTCATCAAGGACATGTTTTCAATGACGGGCCACTGCCTACTGGCAAAAGATACTGTAACAATGGATTAGCATTAAGGTTTGTTCCTGACTAAATATTTGTGCGGCCTTCCGCAACTTGTTTTGTGCTTCACTTTATTGGAGAATAGTTTTATTAAATTTTAGTGAAATGATTGAAAATCAATCAGACAATATTGAGAATAAAGAAAATGATCTTTCAGATCAGGATAATGCTCTTGGAGATTCATCACCTGCGCAAGAATTAGCTGCTGAAAATAATGAATTTTCTTCTCATAAAATAGAAGAAATAAATACCGAAGAATTAAAAAATTCTATTTCTAATAATGATGCAAGATTAGAGCAACTAGAAAAAGAGCATGAAACATTAAAAAATCAATATGTAAGGATCTCAGCAGATTTTGATAATTTTAGAAAAAGGCAGTCGAGAGATCAGGACGATTTAAAAATTCAACTTGTTTCAAAGACTTTGACTTCAATACTCCCTATTGTTGATAATTTCGAGAGAGCAAGACAACAACTTAAACCTGAAAGTGAAGAAGCTCAAGCTCTTCATAGAAGTTATCAAGGATTGTATAAACAATTGGTAGAAGTTTTAAAACAACAGGGCGTTTCACCTATGAGAGTTGTTGGTCAGCAATTTGATCCAAGCTTGCATGAAGCTGTATTAAGAGAGCCTAGTGAAGAGTTTAAAGAAGATTTTATTATTGAAGAATTGCAGCGAGGATATCATCTTGAAGGTAAGGTTTTGAGACATGCTTTGGTTAAAGTTTCTATGGGACCTGGAAAACAAAATTCACA
The Prochlorococcus marinus XMU1405 genome window above contains:
- a CDS encoding RNA recognition motif domain-containing protein — its product is MSIFVGNLPFRAEREDVIQLFAPFGEVLNCSLPLERDTGRKRGFAFIEMADEAIESTAIDGLQGTELMGRPLRINKAEPRGSGGSRRGGRGGGYGGGNSGGGYGGGYGGGNSGGGYGGGNSGGGYGGGNSGGGYGGGYGGGNSGSGYGGGNSGSGYGGGYGGGNAESNSSYTNKSSGAEGWEDRSYGNSSENSEYESGRSRRKRGVSNESNASNDTN
- the dusA gene encoding tRNA dihydrouridine(20/20a) synthase DusA translates to MNFIQPNSIKNIHKLSIAPMMDCTDKHFRMIMRKISSEALLYTEMIVAQSLVHTKNKENFLNFNGEEHPISIQFGGDDPRILKDAARMAQEWGYDEINFNVGCPSPRVCSGNFGASLMKDPEKVAKCIESLKNNCNLPVTIKHRIGVDNDDSFVNLNNFVRTIANAGADRFTVHARKAILKGLNPKQNRTIPPLNYGMVKKLKKLNPEILIEINGGLTNIDESLKALNDFDGVMIGRSIYKHPLRWSEIDQKIYGINTKPKSASKIIFSLIPYIEAHLSNGGKSWDICKHLINLVEGIPKAKIWRNQISNKSIKKELNIEYLFKLTTALEEMGY
- the msrB gene encoding peptide-methionine (R)-S-oxide reductase MsrB, whose product is MNQFLSRRTFILIPTMSILKIIFKPMQVLASSLASKEEWNFSKDEWKSRLSPESYYILREEGTERAFSSQLNNEKRKGIFHCAGCDLPLFSSDKKFDSGTGWPSFWDSIQGSVEMKVDFKLIVPRTEYHCSRCGGHQGHVFNDGPLPTGKRYCNNGLALRFVPD
- the grpE gene encoding nucleotide exchange factor GrpE — its product is MIENQSDNIENKENDLSDQDNALGDSSPAQELAAENNEFSSHKIEEINTEELKNSISNNDARLEQLEKEHETLKNQYVRISADFDNFRKRQSRDQDDLKIQLVSKTLTSILPIVDNFERARQQLKPESEEAQALHRSYQGLYKQLVEVLKQQGVSPMRVVGQQFDPSLHEAVLREPSEEFKEDFIIEELQRGYHLEGKVLRHALVKVSMGPGKQNSQEQLEKDKVEVDIDSEENTSEDV